The following are encoded in a window of Thunnus albacares chromosome 9, fThuAlb1.1, whole genome shotgun sequence genomic DNA:
- the LOC122989047 gene encoding platelet binding protein GspB-like, with the protein MERKILCWIILLGYFHASSGQASTTIMTSPSTTSTPGITTSPSTTTAPVTTASPSATTTPGTTTSPSTTTIPGTTTSPSTTTTPGTTTSPSTTTAPVILTSPSTATTPGTTTSSSTTTAPVTTTSSSTTTTPGTTTSPSTTTTPGTTMSSSTTTAPVSTTSPSTATTPQTTTSASTTTTPGTTTSPSTTTAPVTTTSASTTTTPGTTTSPSTTTAPVTTTSASTTTTPGTTTSPSTTTTPGTTTSPSTTTAPITTTSASTTTTPGTTTSPSTTTTPGTTTSPSTTTAPVTTTSASTTTTPGTTTSPSTTTTPGTTTSPSTTTAPVTTTSASTTTTPGTTTSPSTTTAPVSTASPSTTTTPGTTTSPSTTTAPVTTTSPSTTTAPVSTASLSTTTTPGTTPSPSTTTVPVSTASPSTTTTPGTTTSPSTTTTPGTTTSPSTTTAPVSTASSSTTTTPGTTTSPSTTTAPVTTTSPSTTNAPVITTSPSTTTAPVTTTSPSTTNAPIITTSPSTTTTPGTTTSPSTTTTPGTTTSPSTTSAPVTTTSPSTTTAPVSTASPSTTTTPGTTTSPSTTTTPGTYDIPKHHNCSCKYGIPKHHNYTRNYNISKHHNCSCNYDICKHHNYTRNYDISKHHNCSCNYNICKHHNYTRNYDISKHHNCYCNYDIPKHHNYTRNYDISKHHNCSCKYNIPKHHNYTRNYNIPKHYNCSCNYDIPKHHNYTRNYDISKHHNCSCNYDICKHHNYTRNYDISKHHNCSCNYDICKHHNYTRNYNIPKHHNYTRNYYIPKHHNYTRNYYIPKHHNYTRNYDIPKHHNCSCNYDIPKHHNYTRNYDISKHHNCSCNYDICKHHNYTRNYDIPKHHNCSCNYDICKHHNYTRNYTISKHHNCYCNYDISKHHNCSCKYNILKHHNYTRNYDISKHHNCSCKYNIPKHHNYSRNYDISKHHDCSCKYNIPKHHNYSRNYDISKHHNCSCKYNISKHHNCSCNYNVPKHHNYTRNYDIPKHHNYTRSYNIPKHHNCSFNYDIPKHHNCSRNYNIPKHHNYTRNYDIPKHHNYTRSYNIPKHHNCSCNYDILKHHKCSCNNDIPKHHNYTRNYNIPKHHKYTRNNNISKHHNCSCNYDIRKYHSYTRNNDIPKHHNYTRNYNIPKHHKYTRNNNISKHHNCSCNYDIRKHHNYTRNNDIPKHYNYTRNNNISKHHKYSCNYAIPKHHNYTRNNNISKHHKYSCNYNPRNHNTTSN; encoded by the exons ATGGAGAGAAAAATTCTTTGTTGGATAATTTTGCTTGGATATTTTCATGCATCCTCTGGACAAG CTTCAACCACAATCATGACATCCCCAAGCACCACATCTACACCAGGAATTACGACATCCCCAAGCACCACAACTGCTCCTGTAACTACGGCATCCCCAAGCGCCACAACTACACCAGGAACTACGACATCCCCAAGCACCACAACTATACCTGGAACTACGACATCCCCAAGCACCACAACTACACCAGGAACTACGACATCCCCAAGCACCACAACTGCACCTGTAATTTTGACATCCCCAAGCACTGCAACTACGCCAGGAACTACGACATCCTCAAGCACCACAACTGCTCCTGTAACTACTACATCCTCAAGCACCACAACTACACCAGGAACTACTACATCCCCAAGCACCACAACTACACCAGGAACTACGATGTCCTCAAGCACCACAACTGCACCTGTAAGTACGACATCCCCGAGCACTGCAACTACACCACAAACTACAACATCTGCAAGCACCACAACTACACCAGGAACTACAACATCCCCAAGCACCACCACTGCTCCTGTAACTACGACATCTGCAAGCACGACAACTACACCAGGAACTACAACATCTCCAAGCACCACCACTGCTCCTGTAACTACGACATCTGCAAGCACCACAACTACACCAGGAACTACGACATCCCCAAGCACGACAACTACACCAGGAACTACAACATCTCCAAGCACCACCACTGCTCCTATAACTACGACATCTGCAAGCACCACAACTACACCAGGAACTACGACATCCCCAAGCACCACAACTACACCAGGAACTACAACATCTCCAAGCACCACCACTGCTCCTGTAACTACGACATCTGCAAGCACCACAACTACACCAGGAACTACGACATCCCCAAGCACCACAACTACACCAGGAACTACAACATCTCCAAGCACCACCACTGCTCCTGTGACTACAACATCTGCAAGCACCACAACTACACCAGGAACTACGACATCCCCAAGCACCACAACTGCTCCTGTAAGTACGGCATCCCCAAGCACCACAACTACACCAGGAACTACAACATCTCCAAGCACCACCACTGCTCCTGTAACTACGACATCCCCAAGCACCACAACTGCTCCTGTAAGTACGGCATCCCTAAGCACCACAACCACACCAGGAACTACGCCATCCCCAAGCACCACAACTGTTCCTGTAAGTACAGCATCCCCAAGCACCACAACTACACCAGGAACTACGACATCCCCAAGCACCACAACTACACCAGGAACTACGACATCCCCAAGCACCACAACTGCTCCTGTTAGTACAGCATCCTCAAGCACCACAACTACACCAGGAACTACAACATCCCCAAGCACCACAACCGCACCTGTAACTACGACATCCCCAAGCACCACAAATGCTCCTGTAATAACGACATCCCCAAGCACCACAACCGCACCTGTAACTACGACATCCCCAAGCACCACAAATGCTCCTATAATAACGACATCCCCAAGCACCACAACTACACCAGGAACTACAACATCCCCAAGCACCACAACTACACCAGGAACTACGACATCCCCAAGCACCACATCTGCTCCTGTAACCACAACATCCCCAAGCACCACAACTGCTCCTGTAAGTACGGCATCCCCAAGCACTACAACTACACCAGGAACTACAACATCCCCAAGCACCACAACTACACCAGGAACT TACGACATCCCCAAGCACCACAACTGCTCCTGTAAGTACGGCATCCCCAAGCACCACAACTACACCAGGAACTACAACATCTCCAAGCACCACAACTGCTCCTGTAACTACGACATCTGCAAGCACCACAACTACACCAGGAACTACGACATCTCCAAGCACCACAACTGCTCCTGTAACTACAACATCTGCAAGCACCACAACTACACCAGGAACTACGACATCTCCAAGCACCACAACTGCTACTGTAATTATGACATCCCCAAGCACCACAACTACACCAGGAACTATGACATCTCCAAGCACCACAACTGCTCCTGTAAGTACAATATCCCCAAGCACCACAACTACACCAGGAACTACAACATCCCCAAGCACTACAACTGTTCCTGTAACTACGACATCCCCAAGCACCACAACTACACCAGGAACTACGACATCTCCAAGCACCACAACTGCTCCTGTAACTACGACATCTGCAAGCACCACAACTACACAAGGAACTACGACATCTCCAAGCACCACAACTGCTCCTGTAACTACGACATCTGCAAGCACCACAACTACACAAGGAACTACAACATCCCCAAGCACCACAACTACACCAGGAACTACTACATCCCCAAGCACCACAACTACACCAGGAACTACTACATCCCCAAGCACCACAACTACACCAGGAACTATGACATCCCCAAGCACCACAACTGCTCCTGTAACTACGACATCCCCAAGCACCACAACTACACCAGGAACTACGACATCTCCAAGCACCACAACTGCTCCTGTAACTATGACATCTGCAAGCACCACAACTACACAAGGAACTACGACATCCCCAAGCACCACAACTGCTCCTGTAACTACGACATCTGCAAGCACCACAACTACACCAGGAACTACACCATCTCCAAGCACCACAACTGCTACTGTAATTACGACATCTCCAAGCACCACAACTGCTCCTGTAAGTACAACATCCTCAAGCATCACAACTACACCAGGAACTACGACATCTCCAAGCACCACAACTGCTCCTGTAAGTACAACATCCCCAAGCACCACAACTACAGCAGGAACTACGACATCTCCAAGCACCACGACTGCTCCTGTAAGTACAACATCCCCAAGCACCACAACTACAGCAGGAACTACGACATCTCCAAGCACCACAACTGCTCCTGTAAGTACAACATCTCCAAGCACCACAATTGCTCCTGTAATTACAACGTCCCCAAGCACCACAACTACACCAGGAACTATGACATCCCCAAGCACCACAACTACACCAGGAGCTACAACATCCCCAAGCACCACAACTGCTCCTTTAATTATGACATCCCCAAGCACCACAACTGCTCCAGGAACTACAACATCCCCAAGCACCACAACTACACCAGGAACTATGACATCCCCAAGCACCACAACTACACCAGGAGCTACAACATCCCCAAGCACCACAACTGCTCCTGTAACTACGACATCCTCAAGCACCACAAATGCTCCTGTAATAACGACATCCCCAAGCACCACAACTACACCAGGAACTACAACATCCCCAAGCACCACAAGTACACCAGGAACAACAACATCTCCAAGCACCACAACTGCTCCTGTAACTACGACATCCGCAAGTACCACAGCTACACCAGGAACAACGACATCCCCAAGCACCACAACTACACTAGGAACTACAACATCCCCAAGCACCACAAGTACACCAGGAACAACAACATCTCCAAGCACCACAACTGCTCCTGTAACTACGACATCCGCAAGCACCACAACTACACCAGGAACAACGACATCCCCAAGCACTACAACTACACCAGGAACAACAACATCTCCAAGCACCACAAGTACTCCTGTAACTATGCCATCCCCAAGCACCACAACTACACCAGGAACAACAACATCTCCAAGCACCACAAGTACTCCTGTAACTACAACCCCAGAAACCACAACACCACCTCCAATTAA